The Benincasa hispida cultivar B227 chromosome 11, ASM972705v1, whole genome shotgun sequence genome has a segment encoding these proteins:
- the LOC120089717 gene encoding uncharacterized protein LOC120089717: MSKKGLGGGAALSKDAPWRASSKPIPKIHHAPLLRISQSPFSNYALSVMKHPDPIGSGLATDAILEAAGPDCIVPGQSAPVKLLGLKVWPIDLDLKVLEPVGRELKLLGKFMDDAVNLMNKSFIDR, encoded by the exons ATGTCCAAGAAAGGGCTCGGCGGTGGAGCCGCGCTTTCGAAGGACGCGCCTTGGAGGGCCTCCAGCAAGCCCATTCCCAAAATCCACCATGCTCCTCTGCTCCGCATTTCCCAATCCCCCTTTTCCAATTACGCCCTCTCCGTAATGAAG CATCCTGATCCGATTGGAAGTGGGTTGGCTACGGATGCCATTTTAGAAGCGGCTGGGCCTGATTGTATTGTACCTGGACAATCTGCACCTGTTAAATTACTTGGTCTCAAG GTATGGCCCATTGATCTCGATCTGAAGGTTCTTGAGCCTGTCGGCCGAGAGCTTAAATTACTTGGAAAG TTTATGGATGATGCGGTGAACCTCATGAACAAGTCATTTATAGATCGCTAG